A single window of Debaryomyces hansenii CBS767 chromosome F complete sequence DNA harbors:
- a CDS encoding DEHA2F08536p (some similarities with CA2913|IPF11205 Candida albicans IPF11205 unknown function) — translation MITIVDNDYSSKSTISTNTILKPYPMDDILQVNQYVENTSTTQKLINNDDVEDVPLLVSDSEDVSDGEDCSTQSVNGHESDVNVKASIAAEQVKRDMKLSVQEPEVNSEKQELTKEQFRNERNQLMTIVVKYIATKITNSFPPQYPPVPNSSEVPLDRFLLILTNRLQLSLPLFMKGIIYLFRYMDIIYLLRYLNQSNNFANYNEMDFCLKKLIVGCFKLALSREKITKNWSAISGMSNGEINTIVKTIVTRMNGKLVVKNIDLLKLKSEIFRFVKMVTNPI, via the coding sequence atgattaccattgttgataatgattattCATCCAAGTCTACCATTTCTACGAACACCATTTTGAAGCCGTATCCGATGGATGACATTTTACAAGTTAACCAGTATGTGGAAAATACATCGACCACacagaaattgataaataacGATGATGTTGAGGATGTGCCTTTGCTTGTTTCCGACAGCGAAGACGTATCAGACGGAGAAGATTGCAGCACTCAGTCTGTGAATGGCCACGAAAGCGATGTGAACGTGAAGGCTTCTATCGCAGCCGAACAGGTCAAACGAGACATGAAGTTGCTGGTCCAAGAACCGGAAGTAAACAGCGAAAAGCAGGAGTTGACAAAAGAGCAGTTCAGAAACGAAAGGAATCAATTGATGACTATCGTTGTGAAGTACATCGCTACCAAGATTACCAACTCATTCCCACCCCAATACCCACCAGTCCCAAACTCATCCGAGGTCCCGTTGGACAGGTTTTTGCTTATTTTAACCAATCGATTGCAATTATCGTTGCCTTTATTCATGAAAGGCATAATCTACTTGTTCCGATACATGGATATCATTTACTTGTTGAGGTACTTGAACCAGTCCAACAATTTTGCGAACTACAATGAGATGGACTTCTgtttaaaaaaattgattgtCGGTTGCTTCAAGTTAGCCTTGTCAAGAGAAAAGATTACGAAGAACTGGTCTGCCATAAGTGGCATGTCTAATGGTGAGATTAACACAATTGTTAAGACTATAGTTACCAGAATGAATGGGAAATTGGTTgtgaagaatattgatttgCTCAAATTAAAACTGGAAATATTCCGTTTCGTTAAAATGGTCACAAACCCTATTTAG
- a CDS encoding DEHA2F08558p (similar to uniprot|Q08645 Saccharomyces cerevisiae YOR241W MET7 Folylpolyglutamate synthetase catalyzes extension of the glutamate chains of the folate coenzymes required for methionine synthesis and for maintenance of mitochondrial DNA present in both the cytoplasm and mitochondria) yields MSESDNNKLTPTIINDMRVPTPSTASRTYKDAINALNTLQSNFASIEAIKKLGPDVNKNEMSIREVYEYTRRLGYQPKDFNRMNLIHVTGTKGKGSTCAFAESILSQYRSTNSGPINKIGLFTSPHLKTVRERIRIDGSPINELKFTKYFFEVWDKLSTTESSATEFPTLQPSNVVKPMYFKYLTILSFHVFMSEGVDTAIYEVGVGGQYDSTNIIDAPTVVGISSLGIDHTFMLGNTIDSITWNKTGIFKKGCPAVVSDQLEYPESLDVIKERATELGVSRLEIVDTNYLPPNVKLGLAGDFQRSNAALAIKLATIHLQKLGVPSNELPDFDNSNTLPDKFLKGLSDTQWSGRCQLIEKEGINWYIDGAHTLESINVASSWFKYTVNTKHQPNKGLKILLFNQQNRENANDLLRKLYGNVSSSEFKFDHVIFTTNITWSDGNYNSDLVSLNSSKEQVDKLIIQKELAEVWSKLDQKNGYNSRKHIFHDIETSVNFIKSLTHDSPVIDVFVCGSLHLVGGFLVVLDNERD; encoded by the coding sequence ATGAGTGAATCCGacaacaacaaattgaCGCCGACTATTATTAACGATATGCGGGTGCCTACTCCTAGTACAGCTAGTAGAACATACAAGGATGCAATTAATGCATTGAACACGTTACAATCGAATTTTGCGTCCATAGAGGCCATCAAAAAGTTGGGGCCAGATGTGAATAAGAATGAGATGTCTATTAGAGAGGTTTACGAGTATACCAGAAGGTTGGGGTATCAGCCCAAAGACTTCAATCGAATGAATCTCATTCACGTCACTGGTACTAAGGGTAAAGGGTCTACATGTGCATTCGCCGAGTCTATTTTGAGCCAATATAGATCGACTAATAGTGGACCAATCAATAAGATTGGGCTATTTACATCACCCCACTTGAAGACGGTCAGAGAAAGAATCAGAATCGACGGTAGTCCGATTAATGAGTTGAAGTTTACAAAGTACTTTTTCGAAGTGTGGGATAAATTGTCTACCACGGAATCTTCAGCGACAGAATTTCCAACTTTGCAACCTAGTAACGTTGTCAAACCTATGTATTTCAAATACTTGACCATTTTGTCATTCCATGTATTCATGTCAGAAGGAGTGGATACTGCTATTTATGAAGTTGGTGTGGGTGGTCAATATGACTCTACGAATATAATTGACGCACCAACGGTAGTTGGTATTTCGAGTTTGGGTATCGACCATACGTTTATGTTGGGCAATACAATTGACTCGATTACCTGGAACAAAACTGGTATATTCAAGAAAGGCTGTCCAGCTGTCGTAAGTGATCAACTAGAGTACCCTGAGTCATTAGATGTCATCAAAGAAAGAGCTACCGAACTAGGTGTGTCTAGATTAGAAATTGTAGACACAAATTATTTACCGCCCAACGTCAAGCTAGGTTTGGCTGGAGATTTTCAAAGACTGAATGCTGCGTTGGCCATCAAATTGGCAACAATCCATTTGCAGAAGTTAGGTGTACCATCAAACGAGTTGCCTGACTTCGATAACAGTAATACCTTGCCCGATAAGTTTTTAAAGGGGTTATCTGACACACAATGGAGTGGCCGGTGtcaattgattgaaaaagaaggtATTAATTGGTATATTGATGGTGCCCATACTCTTGAGTCCATAAATGTTGCATCGTCTTGGTTCAAATATACTGTTAATACAAAGCATCAACCTAATAAGGGGTTGAAGATTCTCTTATTTAATCAGCAAAACAGAGAGAATGCAAATGATTTGTTAAGAAAATTATACGGGAATGTTAGTTCTAGCgaatttaaatttgatcATGTTATTTTTACGACCAACATTACGTGGTCTGATGGCAATTACAATAGCGATTTAGTTTCTTTAAATAGCTCCAAGGAGCAAGTAGATAAGttgattattcaaaaagaattagcaGAAGTTTGGAGTAAGTTAGATCAGAAGAATGGTTATAATTCTCGAAAGCATATTTTTCACGACATTGAAACAAGCGTTAACTTTATCAAGAGTTTGACGCATGATTCACCTGTCATTGATGTGTTCGTATGTGGCTCATTACATTTAGTGGGTGGATTTTTAGTGGTGcttgataatgaaagagACTAA
- a CDS encoding DEHA2F08580p (similar to CA2910|IPF11421 Candida albicans IPF11421 unknown function), with amino-acid sequence MPAVIVVDNELKDSVKEYGQIIDSVNESVELSKTLQSFFNDQSKEIIDKPGLIKKIYETSTASNLTKLSDREFEPTFNLITYILSQLEGSFEKVLNKDSQIIQNLIECNPTKQPLLRDRKSIKSTTILSILNTFFNFLPETSSNRIHILTTILSIVEASNIDYSLIQGPIGNSLVLWLTQANATDEEIKSIFWKFINLDDKKSYKSLQLIKSFTSKHTLNLNELHKLIKFALLSSTTDVSFLVNNTVASALKENSSDELVSLFTKYTRGELITSVPSSSGLSSEDVEQKSRILALGKFFIDNDNKNVFNYNEIPTALASSAEGFEALLINSIKAGVIEGKLNQLDQTFYLTRVHRFIIAGDEESISKNWENVKNALVDWKNSLANIDDIVNTSRENIVNNNNN; translated from the coding sequence ATGCCTGCTGTTATAGTTGTTGATAACGAATTAAAAGATTCCGTTAAGGAATATGGTCAGATTATTGATTCTGTTAATGAATCAGTTGAACTTTCCAAAACTTTACAATCTTTTTTCAATGACCAGAGTAAGGAAATAATTGACAAACCAGGTTTAATTAAGAAAATCTATGAAACTTCAACGGCATCTAACTTAACTAAGTTATCAGACAGAGAATTCGAACCTACATTTAATTTGATTACTTACATTTTATCTCAACTTGAAGGATCATTTGAAAAGGTTTTAAACAAAGATTcccaaattattcaaaatttaattgaatgTAACCCAACAAAACAACCATTATTGAGAGACAGAAAATCTATTAAGTCAACTACTATCTTATCCATTTTAAAcactttcttcaatttcttgcCAGAAACCTCGTCAAACAGAATTCATATATTGACAACAATTTTAAGCATTGTTGAAGCCTCAAATATTGACTACAGTTTAATCCAAGGGCCAATTGGTAACAGCTTAGTTTTATGGTTGACCCAGGCCAATGCcactgatgaagaaattaaatctaTCTTCTggaaatttattaacttgGATGACAAAAAGTCTTACAAATCATtacaattgattaaatccTTCACATCAAAACACACATTAAACTTAAATGAATTacataaattaattaagtTTGCTTTATTGTCATCTACTACGGATGTTTCGTTTTTAGTCAACAATACTGTGGCTAGTGCCTTAAAGGAAAATTCCAGTGATGAATTAGTATCGCTCTTTACTAAATACACTAGAGGTGAATTAATCACATCCGTTCCTTCTTCGTCTGGTTTATCAAGTGAGGATGTTGAACAAAAATCAAGAATCTTGGCATTAGggaaattcttcatcgaCAATGATAACAAGAATGTTTTCAACTACAATGAAATTCCAACCGCATTAGCCTCATCCGCTGAAGGTTTTGAAGCattattaatcaattccATTAAAGCGGGTGTTATTGAAGGTAAATTGAACCAATTAGACCAAACATTCTACTTAACCAGAGTTCATAGATTTATCATAGCTggtgatgaagaaagtATTTCTAAAAATTGGGAAAATGTGAAGAATGCTTTGGTGGATTGGAAAAATTCGTTGGCCAATATTGACGATATCGTAAATACCTCGAGAGAAAATATCgttaacaataataataattaa
- a CDS encoding DEHA2F08602p (weakly similar to uniprot|Q12152 Saccharomyces cerevisiae YPL150W Hypothetical ORF) produces MNGSRVSDQNTKARLAAQFNQFYLQITSPEVTQIGNYQIIKEIGEGAFGKVYLANHVLLNVQVVLKCGLIDDPNIVREVYYHRQLQHKNIVKLYEVIKSERHLWMALEYCEGSELFYYIYEKRRLEYHETQNLFNQIITGVKYVHSLNLAHRDLKLENILLADSKRSIVKLTDFGFVREFNPVKRQFLSTVCGTTVYMAPELIKNQPYSGFAIDIWSLGVILFTMLYGEMPFDEDDDLKTKYKIINEEPLYRDSIPQDAIELLRKMLSKDPRARPGLSDISNSSFLIDISNKTSEKNNRSSFYNDQESILSISQHYSSEMQPFQSKMDRNLMRKLDKLNIDIIQLQQDVLNGEKNPLTAFYELSLVREFTKKKKHYREKKRKYNEAKKSLINSRKKVKSALSLSEQGSGSQPLERIISSLSLSSNRNSISRTNLSKIGSRKSIEFSDPYKKPRGSESNRNSLTGQRMSKTVSNLDHDYTPNSILEGTDSNIEVPLSKIVTFNQSEMKRRPSNATTTLSSTTGSENSKKKIKNAKILNRLQFWKKNKNNNGLETARENTTKPTEPQYGNGEKIPLISNGSSPSPKTNLNEINRNIVPIIETQDTTLVNENSIPNNENEIEAKNDLIQEMDNNMEDSVFESPNRQATPTSENYPMSSKYLKTRPSSVVSQASQLSHLSQLSTMMSETDLLGETDTMDEEEYDEDGIYESSLDNFQQDFPQRHSSVMTPTSGSSVTKKRPSYRRTLSSDISIMSTSTAATGSNSAPAKSHHQKRSLSRLSSNSSEESYSQSRKNATMNGHLFASPVPTVPMTDLASDINSSLSPVPNRPSSPDGTPPPKKMTFVNSKLLRHSRNTASQNSIPSINKINSVPQPYQFLNDNEATTRSHSPPIPNKFNKLKSKNKPINNIQEQPYSSKFSVKTTWPSKANQQENNDVNYRNMQSIDDNSVWNKNNNTAIGPMNGKNMYQANFIINEEEEDEN; encoded by the coding sequence ATGAATGGGTCAAGAGTGAGCGACCAGAATACCAAAGCTCGACTTGCTGCTCAGTTCAACCAATTCTATTTACAAATCACATCTCCCGAAGTTACCCAGATAGGAAActatcaaattattaaggAAATAGGCGAGGGCGCTTTTGGAAAGGTTTATTTGGCTAATCATGTTCTTTTGAACGTGCAAGTGGTGTTGAAGTGTGGTTTGATTGACGATCCAAATATTGTGAGAGAAGTATACTACCATAGACAATTACAACATAAGAATATTGTGAAATTGTATGAAGTAATAAAATCGGAAAGACACTTGTGGATGGCACTCGAGTATTGTGAAGGAAGTGAATTGTTTTACTACATATATGAAAAACGAAGACTCGAATATCATGAAACTCAAAACTTGTTCAACCAAATAATAACCGGAGTAAAATATGTGCATTCTCTTAACCTAGCACATAgagatttgaaattggagAATATACTATTGGCAGATTCTAAGAGGTCAATTGTTAAATTAACTGACTTTGGATTTGTTCGAGAATTTAACCCGGTGAAACGTCAATTTCTTTCCACAGTTTGTGGCACAACTGTTTATATGGCCCCAGAGCTAATTAAGAATCAGCCATATTCGGGTTTTGCAATTGACATTTGGTCTTTAGGTGTCATTTTATTCACCATGCTTTATGGTGAAATGCCATtcgatgaagatgatgatttgaaaacaaaataCAAGATAATCAACGAAGAGCCACTCTATAGAGACTCAATTCCGCAAGATGCGATTGAACTTTTACGAAAGATGCTTTCCAAGGATCCGCGTGCACGTCCTGGGCTAAGTGACATATCAAACTCGTCATTTTTGATCGATATCAGTAATAAAACTTCTGAGAAGAACAATAGATCTTCTTTCTATAATGACCAAGaatcaattctttcaataagtCAACACTATAGTTCCGAGATGCAACCATTCCAATCAAAGATGGACCGAAATTTAATGAGGAAATTGGATAAATTAAACATTGATATTATTCAGCTCCAACAAGATGTATTGAATGGTGAAAAAAATCCACTAACAGCTTTTTATGAGTTATCCTTAGTTAGAGAATTTactaagaagaagaaacattatagagagaagaaaagaaagtaTAACGAAGCAAAAAAGTCGTTGATAAATTCTCGTAAAAAAGTAAAGAGTGCTCTTTCTTTATCTGAGCAAGGAAGTGGCTCTCAACCGCtagaaagaattatttcaagTTTAAGTTTAAGTTCGAACAGGAATAGCATTAGCAGGACAAATCTCTCCAAGATTGGATCACGAAAATCCATTGAATTCAGCGATCCATACAAGAAACCCCGTGGCTCTGAGCTGAATAGAAATTCCTTAACAGGGCAACGAATGAGCAAAACAGTTTCTAATTTAGACCATGACTATACACCTAACTCAATACTTGAAGGAACCGATAGTAATATCGAAGTACCACTCTCAAAAATAGTTACCTTTAACCAAAGTGAAATGAAAAGAAGACCTTCAAATGCCACGACTACGCTAAGTTCTACAACAGGGAGCGAGAAcctgaagaagaagattaaGAACGCCAAAATCTTAAACAGGCTTCAGTTTTggaaaaaaaataagaataataatggtCTCGAAACAGCAAGAGAGAATACGACGAAGCCAACAGAACCCCAATATGGCAACGGCGAAAAAATTCCATTAATCAGTAATGGCAGTTCCCCTAGTCCTAAGACTAATTTGAACGAAATAAACAGGAATATAGTCCCTATAATTGAGACACAAGATACAACGCTTGTCAATGAAAATCTGATACCTAATAATGAGAATGAAATCGAAGCGAAGAATGACTTAATTCAGGAAatggataataatatgGAAGACTCGGTATTTGAATCACCAAATAGACAAGCCACTCCAACACTGGAGAATTATCCTATGTCGtcgaaatatttaaaaacaAGACCTTCATCAGTTGTATCCCAGGCAAGTCAATTAAGCCATTTGAGTCAACTCTCAACCATGATGTCCGAAACTGATCTTCTTGGCGAAACAGATACCATGGATGAAGAAGAGTATGACGAGGATGGTATTTACGAGTCGTCTTTGGATAATTTTCAACAAGATTTCCCTCAAAGGCATTCGTCTGTGATGACGCCAACTTCAGGATCATCAGTTACTAAAAAACGGCCAAGTTATAGGCGAACATTATCGTCggatatttcaataatgtcTACATCGACCGCTGCCACGGGATCAAATTCTGCTCCTGCCAAGTCTCATCATCAGAAAAGATCGTTATCACGTTTGTCTAGTAATTCGTCGGAGGAAAGTTATTCCCAGTCCAGAAAGAATGCCACCATGAATGGTCACTTATTTGCATCGCCAGTACCCACAGTTCCGATGACAGACCTAGCGAGCGATATTAATTCTAGCTTATCGCCTGTGCCTAATAGACCATCGTCTCCAGACGGAACGCCACCACCCAAGAAAATGACGTTCGTTAATTCAAAACTTTTGCGCCATTCAAGAAACACTGCTTCTCAAAACTCAATACCTTCTATTAATAAGATTAATAGCGTACCTCAACCATATCAATTTCTCAATGACAATGAAGCTACCACAAGATCTCATTCTCCACCAATACCAAATAAGTTTAATAAACTCAAGCTGAAGAATAAAccaattaataatatccaGGAACAGCCATATAGCTCAAAGTTTTCTGTGAAAACAACCTGGCCTTCTAAAGCTAATCAACAGGAAAACAACGATGTAAATTATAGAAACATGCAACTGATAGATGATAATTCAGTTTGGaataaaaacaataatactGCTATAGGCCCTATGAATGGGAAAAATATGTATCAAGccaattttattatcaatgaagaggaagaagatgaaaacTAG
- a CDS encoding DEHA2F08624p (weakly similar to uniprot|P32580 Saccharomyces cerevisiae YPL029W SUV3 ATP-dependent RNA helicase component of the mitochondrial degradosome along with the RNase Msu1p) — MSSRLATIRSIGIAPKILGRCIKQFSTSYLLKNANVSNNLNKSSNAWENIFKQINQTKPPNTNITNDLEPFDQLKEVVKKPLWQIYWKLVNREFEPPFSNMNNLDNDRVNSLIWTFTEKLMLQFEIYLHNPLNCRPIPDIKLVDYINPKICNITQIIYSINNDMMPSQLPRFYGYNTKIECLNNILSKLIYKEYVESSLTHIKQQDSLVDLSNPAEWFPEARKMKRKFIMHVGPTNSGKTYNSLRKLAKAKSGYYAGPLRLLAREIYERFHDQGIKCNLITGEEVIPSIDSFGKISEISSGTIEMIPSHKKMDICIIDEIQMIADPRRGEAWTNAVLGVQAKEIHMCGEESAVPLILKLAKITGDEVEINKYNRLGKLTVSDKEVSNFKNLQKGDCVIAFSKRKILELKCEIERSTNLKVGVIYGALPPEIRSKEANGFNSGQYDVLVASDAVGMGLNLKIKRIVFFATKKFNGNETIPLTASETKQIAGRAGRFSKDEGESEGFVTAMYKKDLIFLKKMMNEPIQNLSKACTWPTDKVWTYYMSKFPKYTSFYDILAQFEKETSSLEMENFFLTALDSRYEILNLFLRNDLYKKTTIEDQLRLSLAPVNINMSSPLVVDTAFKFFQNITKCETKNIFDFNFLHTEILKRRPKFTATTESTVQTLQSLEENHKLVLIFLWLSQRWPTLFVDKESATETKTLIEKRISEELLNLRRLIKHSRSAGVEPRRSNPKGFKFRANQQK; from the coding sequence ATGAGTAGCCGATTGGCGACAATACGAAGTATTGGTATTGCCCCAAAAATTTTGGGTAGGTGTATAAAACAGTTCAGTACGTCGTATCTTTTGAAGAACGCCAATGTGCTGAACAACCTCAATAAGTCATCGAACGCTTGggaaaatatattcaagcAGATAAACCAAACGAAACCCCCAAATACGAATATAACTAATGACTTAGAACCGTTCGATCAGTTAAAAGAAGTTGTAAAGAAGCCTTTATGGCAGATATACTGGAAGCTAGTTAACCGAGAGTTCGAACCGCCATTTTCTAATATGAACAatcttgataatgataGGGTTAACAGCCTTATTTGGACATTTACAGAGAAATTAATGTTGCagtttgaaatatatttacatAATCCACTAAACTGCAGGCCAATACCTGATATTAAGCTCGTTGACTATATTAATCCGAAAATCTGCAATATAACGCAGATCATATATCTGATTAACAATGACATGATGCCATCTCAACTTCCACGATTCTATGGCTATAATACCAAGATAGAGTGTTTAAATAACATATTATCGAAGTTGATATATAAGGAATATGTCGAATCATCTTTAACGCATATTAAGCAACAAGACTCATTAGTAGACCTTTCGAATCCAGCGGAATGGTTTCCAGAAGCGAGAAAGATGAAGCGTAAATTTATTATGCATGTAGGACCAACTAATAGCGGTAAAACATATAATTCCTTGCGGAAGTTGGCTAAGGCAAAATCAGGGTATTATGCTGGTCCATTAAGATTATTAGCCAGAGAAATCTATGAGCGATTTCATGATCAAGGCATAAAGTGTAATTTAATAACCGGGGAAGAAGTTATCCCATCTATTGACTCATTCGGAAAAATAAGTGAAATTTCATCTGGAACAATAGAAATGATTCCAAGCCATAAGAAAATGgatatttgtataattgatgaaattcaaatgatcGCAGATCCTAGAAGAGGTGAAGCTTGGACTAATGCTGTATTGGGTGTCCAGGCGAAGGAAATTCATATGTGTGGTGAAGAAAGTGCTGTTCCGTTAATATTAAAGTTAGCTAAAATCACAGGTGACgaagttgaaattaataaatataatagattAGGAAAATTGACTGTTTCTGATAAGGAAGTTagcaatttcaaaaatcttcaaaaagGTGATTGTGTTATTGCATTTTCTAAAAggaaaattttggaattgaaatGTGAGATTGAAAGATCAACTAACTTAAAGGTCGGGGTTATTTATGGGGCATTACCACCGGAAATCAGATCTAAAGAAGCAAATGGTTTCAATAGTGGTCAATACGACGTCTTAGTAGCCTCCGATGCTGTTGGAATGGGtcttaatttgaaaattaaaagaatCGTCTTTTTTGCTactaaaaaatttaatggCAATGAAACTATTCCACTTACTGCATCTGAAACAAAGCAGATAGCCGGAAGGGCTGGTAGGTTCAGTAAAGATGAAGGAGAGCTGGAGGGATTTGTTACCGCTATGTATAAAAAGGATCTTATCTTcttaaagaagatgatgaatgAACCGATccaaaatttatcaaaggCCTGTACTTGGCCAACAGACAAAGTTTGGACGTATTATATGAGTAAATTTCCAAAGTATACTTCTTTTTATGACATTTTAGCACAATTTGAGAAAGAAACAAGTAGCCTTGAAATGGAAAACTTTTTCCTTACTGCCCTAGATTCGAGATATGAGATcttaaatttattcttaAGAAATGATTTGTACAAGAAAACCACTATCGAAGATCAATTGAGGTTAAGTTTGGCCCCtgttaatatcaatatgtCGTCACCATTAGTGGTTGATACAgcattcaaattttttcagAACATAACAAAGTGTGAGACCAAAAATATCTTTgatttcaacttcttgCATACTGAAATCTTAAAAAGACGTCCAAAATTTACTGCGACCACTGAACTGACTGTGCAGACTTTACAGAGtcttgaagaaaatcaCAAATTGGTCTTAATATTCTTATGGCTAAGCCAAAGATGGCCAACATTGTTTGTTGATAAAGAAAGTGCTACTGAAACCAAAACATTAATTGAAAAGCGTATCAGCGAAGAACTACTTAATCTCAGAAGATTAATTAAGCATTCTCGTTCAGCTGGTGTTGAGCCAAGAAGATCCAATCCGAAGGGCTTTAAATTTCGTGCTAACCAACAAAAATGA
- a CDS encoding DEHA2F08646p (weakly similar to uniprot|Q03786 Saccharomyces cerevisiae YDR248C Hypothetical ORF): protein MTTTPNTVIVVGGPAGTGKTTIAELLATHFQCPFIEGDALHPPQNISKMSEGIPLTDEDRWDWLKELTRASVGQCIDSTNKSNIAIVSCSILKKIYREYIKQCSGESSAGEIQFKFVFLHTTLEHLFERVQNRPGHFMKSDMVSSQYSIMEIPCDDELLENGGEALPVDTTNKSPQEIYKEVVSSLKL from the coding sequence ATGACAACTACTCCAAATACTGTGATAGTCGTAGGTGGGCCAGCAGGTACTGGTAAAACTACAATTGCAGAATTGTTAGCAACCCACTTTCAGTGTCCATTCATAGAAGGTGATGCACTTCACCCACCCCAAAACATATCCAAAATGTCTGAGGGTATACCATTAACCGATGAAGACAGGTGGGATTGGCTCAAGGAACTTACTCGGGCTTCTGTTGGACAATGCATTGATTCCACCAACAAGTCAAATATTGCAATTGTTTCATGCTCGATTCTTAAAAAGATATATCGTGAATATATTAAACAATGCTCTGGAGAAAGCCTGGCCGGTGAGATTCAATTCAAGTTTGTTTTCTTACACACTACGTTAGAACATTTATTCGAGAGAGTTCAAAATAGACCGGGACACTTCATGAAATCTGATATGGTCAGTTCACAATACTCCATCATGGAAATTCCATGCGATGATGAGTTGCTTGAAAACGGTGGAGAAGCATTACCGGTTGACACAACTAATAAGTCGCCacaagaaatatataaagaaGTTGTATCGTCATTAAAGTTATGA
- a CDS encoding DEHA2F08668p (similar to uniprot|Q08651 Saccharomyces cerevisiae YOR246C Protein with similarity to oxidoreductases found in lipid particles): MTSFDPESISYFNPNVDRRVALITGGNSGVGWYTVLHLYLHGYIVYIAARSKTRVNTSINELKEEAMVIRSKYTSQQSSNERFLGELYFLDIDLLSLSSVLNAVKTFKSREKHLNILINNASVMALPYSITKDGFEIQMQTNYISPFLLTTKLLPLLESSSELFPKSGPPKIIYLSSIGHQLAFKYFNLNSTFNYRPNIVFTWFRYGLAKTCGIHFMKMLALRNPKILCMSVHPGFVMNTNLFSYWTRLPIIGILFWCLFQIFGFLFGVSSEQGSYATVRCCLDPKLSLEEDNGKYFATNGAEAEPSKIARNMNFAARTWIWTVQELSERKISIPN; this comes from the coding sequence ATGACTAGTTTTGACCCTGAATCGATATCCTATTTCAACCCAAATGTGGATAGGCGGGTTGCGTTAATTACTGGAGGTAATAGCGGTGTTGGGTGGTATACTGTGTTACATCTTTACCTCCACGGATATATTGTTTACATCGCAGCTAGAAGTAAGACGAGGGTGAACACTTCTATAAATGAGCTTAAAGAAGAGGCTATGGTTATAAGGCTGAAATATACTTCACAGCAATCATCCAATGAACGATTTTTGGGGGAATTATACTTCTTGGATATTGACCTATTAAGCTTATCATCGGTCCTAAATGCAGTTAAAACGTTCAAGTCCAGAGAGAAgcatttaaatatattaattaacaATGCTAGTGTGATGGCCTTGCCTTATTCTATAACAAAGGACGGGtttgaaattcaaatgcAAACTAACTACATATCACCTTTTCTATTAACTACTAAACTCTTACCGCTTTTAGAAAGCTCGAGtgaattatttccaaaaagTGGTCCACCAAAGATTATTTACTTGAGTTCCATTGGCCATCAATTAGCTTTcaagtatttcaatttgaattccACGTTTAATTACAGACCAAATATTGTGTTCACCTGGTTTAGATATGGCTTGGCGAAGACATGCGGCATTCACTTTATGAAAATGCTTGCCTTGAGGAATCCAAAGATATTATGTATGTCTGTGCATCCCGGATTCGTTATGAATACTAATTTGTTCTCATATTGGACTCGGTTACCCATTATAGGTATACTATTTTGGTGtttgtttcaaatttttggatttttGTTCGGTGTCTCTAGCGAACAAGGTTCTTATGCTACTGTTAGATGTTGTCTTGATCCTAAATTATCtcttgaagaagataatggaaaatattttgcaactaACGGTGCTGAAGCGGAGCCATCAAAGATTGCtagaaatatgaatttcGCTGCTAGAACTTGGATATGGACCGTTCAGGAATTAAGTGAACGAAAAATCAGTATTCCAAATTAG